The genomic DNA GTGGAATTGGCGCAGTTCCTTAAAGGCCAGATGAAATGCGAATCGGGGAAGAATCCCGTCTGCTCCCTGAAATTCAGGGGACTTGAAATCGAATTTACGGACATGAAAAATCCCTCCGGCGGGGTGATGGCCGTTATCGATATCGGACCGGCCCAGAAATATACCAGCTACGGAACCCGCTGCGTGATGATCGAGTTTACGGAAAAGGATATCCTTGCCCCCGGCGCGAAAAAAAGTCCGGGAATCGTTTTCAAGGATGACGGCTCCATCATGCCGCAATCAAAAACCAAAGAAGCCGACCAACTCTGCTATTAATCCGCGACTGATACGCCCGCCGTTTTCGGCCCGCGGAAAAGGGGTGCCGCGCGGTGTCCGACCGGGTAAAATGGCCCCATGCCGGAATTCTATTCACACAACGGAAAAATAGTTGAGCGCTCGTCGTGCGCCCTGTCCCCCTTCGACCGGAGCTTCATGCTGGGCGACGGGCTGTTTGAGACCGTGCTGGTGCGCGGCGGCGTTGCCGTGTGGCTGCGGGAGCATTACGAACGGATGAAGGGGAGCGCCGCGTTCTTTGGCATCGCGTTCCCCTTTGCGTTTGACGATGTGGCGGAGTGGTCCGCGCGGCTTATCGAAGCCGAAGGCGTACAGCACGGTTTTCTGCGCATCGCGCTTTCGCGCGGCACATCGCAAACGGGGCGTTTTGCCGATCTGCCGGATGATACGCGGATGGCAATCATCGCGGGAAACAGCGCGCCGCGCGCCGAAATGCCGATAATCACCGCCGCCATCGCGCCGTGGCCGGTCAACGAACGCGACCCGGCGGTGCGGCACAAAACGGCGTCCCGCATCGGCGCGGTATATGCGAAGGCGCGCGCGGGGGAAATGGGCGTGGATGAACTGCTCTTCTGCAACACGCAAGGAGCGGTGGCCGAAGGGATTTATTCGAACATCTTCTGGATGAAGGATCAGGAACTCTATACGCCGTCGGCGGAGTGCGGCATCCTGGCGGGGATAGCGCGGGCGAAAGTCCTTGCCGCCGCGCGCAAACTCGGCGTGAAAACCAACGTCGGCGCGTATGGCATCGATGCTCCGCGCGGCGCGGAAGAACTTTTTTTCACCAACTCTTTAATGGTAATTTCGCGTTGCGGCGCATTCGATGGCGTTGCGAAGGATGCAAACCGCATAATGGCCGCGCTGGAACAGCTAATTTTTTCAGAACTGTAGACGTTTTGCACCGCGGTGCTGAAAATAAATCCTGTTTTTAGAGCCGGAATCGATTGACTTTTTTCCGGCTCGGCGTAGCATAGATGGTGCGGAGGATGCCGTTTGACCCGCAAGGGATGCGGCGCGGAGGAGTTGTTGGCCGCACTGAAAAGACATTGAAAAAAGATTTTGAGAAAGTGGTTGACTAATTTTCCGGCTCTGGTAGTATTCACGCTTCCTGTTGAGGAGCGGCGGCGCTGAAAGGCGCCGGCGAAGGAAGCGCCGGTTGGAAGTTTTGAAAAAGATTTTCAATTAACCGGTTGACAAAAACCTCAGCTTTGATATTATCAAAGCTTCCCGCTGAAAAAGGCGGGAGTGAACATTGAAATTGTTAAACGAAAGAAATTGATCATGCGGGTTTCCGGATGGAACGCGCTTTAAACGGCGTGAACCGTCCTTTGAATTTAGTATAGAACCCTAAGAATAAAGCTCAGGGTACAAATTTTCTTCGGAGAGTTTGATCCTGGCTCAGAACGAACGCTGGCGGCGTGCCTAACACATGCAAGTCGAGCGAGAAAGTCCGCAAGGATGAGTAAAGCGGCAAACGGGTGAGTAACACGTGAGCCATCTCCCCTAAAGTTTGGAATAACCAGCCGAAAGGTTGGCTAATACCGAATAATATCCTCCGGGGCGGCCG from Nitrospinota bacterium includes the following:
- a CDS encoding aminotransferase class IV, producing the protein MPEFYSHNGKIVERSSCALSPFDRSFMLGDGLFETVLVRGGVAVWLREHYERMKGSAAFFGIAFPFAFDDVAEWSARLIEAEGVQHGFLRIALSRGTSQTGRFADLPDDTRMAIIAGNSAPRAEMPIITAAIAPWPVNERDPAVRHKTASRIGAVYAKARAGEMGVDELLFCNTQGAVAEGIYSNIFWMKDQELYTPSAECGILAGIARAKVLAAARKLGVKTNVGAYGIDAPRGAEELFFTNSLMVISRCGAFDGVAKDANRIMAALEQLIFSEL